Proteins from a single region of Segatella copri:
- a CDS encoding DUF4369 domain-containing protein has protein sequence MKKFAYILILFITLVLTSCGVSGGHFKFEGKFLNMNQGEFYVYSPDGGFEGVDTIKVEGGRFTFETECKEDFTIMLVFPNFSEQPIFAKSGKSVEIKADASHLKEMEVSGTKDNELMTKFRQNILKDTPPEAKKHAEDFVREHPNSVCSIYLIRKYFITSTQPDYRKALSLINIVEKEQPKNGQLAKMKQLAETMKNVGTGATLPSFTAYDINGKLVSSTEMSSAPVAVLYTWATYNYDSQDMQRELKSRQKKSNGKLKLMAFCLDASKSECKNNIKRDSIACPTICNGEMLEDKTLKKLGLENLPDNIILQNGKIIARGMKKQELYNKLDQLLK, from the coding sequence ATGAAAAAATTTGCTTACATCCTCATTTTATTCATTACGCTGGTCTTAACATCATGTGGTGTTAGCGGTGGGCATTTCAAGTTTGAAGGCAAATTTCTCAACATGAATCAAGGCGAGTTTTATGTATACAGTCCTGACGGGGGCTTCGAAGGCGTTGACACCATCAAGGTAGAAGGCGGTCGTTTTACTTTCGAAACCGAATGTAAGGAAGATTTTACCATTATGCTTGTTTTCCCTAATTTCTCTGAGCAGCCTATTTTCGCAAAATCGGGCAAATCAGTAGAAATCAAGGCAGATGCTTCGCACCTTAAGGAAATGGAGGTAAGCGGAACCAAGGATAACGAACTGATGACAAAATTCCGCCAGAACATCCTGAAAGATACGCCACCTGAGGCTAAAAAGCATGCTGAAGACTTCGTCAGAGAACATCCGAATTCTGTGTGCAGCATCTATCTGATCAGAAAATACTTCATCACTTCTACACAACCTGATTACCGCAAGGCGCTCTCACTCATCAATATCGTAGAGAAGGAACAGCCTAAAAACGGACAGTTGGCTAAGATGAAGCAGTTGGCAGAAACCATGAAGAATGTAGGCACCGGTGCAACCCTGCCTTCATTTACAGCATACGATATCAACGGAAAACTCGTTTCTAGTACAGAAATGAGCAGCGCTCCGGTTGCCGTACTCTACACCTGGGCTACCTATAACTATGACAGCCAGGACATGCAGCGCGAACTGAAGAGCCGTCAGAAAAAATCGAACGGCAAGCTTAAGCTGATGGCTTTCTGTCTGGATGCCAGCAAGAGCGAATGCAAGAACAACATCAAGCGCGACTCTATCGCATGCCCTACCATCTGCAACGGCGAAATGCTGGAAGACAAGACCTTGAAGAAGTTGGGATTGGAAAACCTTCCTGACAACATCATACTTCAAAATGGTAAAATCATCGCCCGAGGCATGAAAAAGCAAGAGCTTTACAATAAGCTCGACCAACTGCTAAAATAA
- the argH gene encoding argininosuccinate lyase, whose protein sequence is MAHKLWEKNFEVNKEIERFTVGRDRELDLYLAKYDVLGSMAHITMLESIGLLEKDELTQLLAELKNIYAIADKSEFVIEDGVEDVHSQVELMLTQKLGDMGKKIHSGRSRNDQVLVDLKLFTRHELKEIVDAVKILFDELIQKSNQYKDVLMPGYTHLQVAMPSSFGLWFGAYAEGLADDMLFLQAAYRMTNRNPLGSAAGYGSSFPLNRTMTTELLGFDSMDYNVVYAQMGRGKMERNVAFAMATVAGTLAKMAFDACMFNCQNFGFVKLPKECTTGSSIMPHKKNPDVFELIRAKSNKLQSLPQQVMLIMNNLPVGYFRDLQIIKEVFLPAFDELKDCLQMAAYIINKMEVNEHILDDPRYDPMFSVEEVNQLAANGMPFRDAYKKVGLEIEAGEFKPNKDIHHTHEGSIGNLCNDKIQALMEQTLSEFHFERMENAEKNLLK, encoded by the coding sequence ATGGCACATAAACTTTGGGAAAAGAACTTCGAAGTAAACAAGGAAATTGAAAGATTCACCGTAGGAAGAGACCGCGAACTCGACCTCTATCTCGCCAAGTATGACGTGCTGGGCAGTATGGCACACATCACCATGCTCGAAAGCATCGGACTCCTGGAGAAAGATGAACTCACCCAGCTCCTTGCCGAACTGAAAAACATCTACGCCATCGCCGACAAGAGCGAATTCGTAATAGAAGACGGCGTGGAAGACGTTCATTCCCAGGTAGAACTGATGCTCACACAGAAACTGGGCGACATGGGCAAGAAGATTCATTCGGGTAGATCACGCAACGACCAGGTTCTCGTAGACCTCAAACTCTTCACCCGTCATGAGTTGAAGGAGATTGTGGACGCCGTGAAGATTCTCTTCGATGAGCTGATTCAGAAGAGCAACCAGTATAAGGACGTGCTGATGCCGGGCTACACCCATCTGCAGGTGGCTATGCCTTCATCATTCGGTCTCTGGTTTGGCGCTTATGCTGAAGGACTTGCCGATGACATGCTCTTCCTTCAGGCTGCTTACCGCATGACCAACCGCAACCCATTGGGTAGCGCTGCCGGCTATGGAAGTTCATTCCCATTGAACCGCACCATGACCACCGAACTTCTCGGTTTCGACAGCATGGACTATAATGTGGTTTATGCACAAATGGGCAGAGGAAAGATGGAGCGCAACGTGGCTTTCGCCATGGCTACCGTGGCAGGAACTTTGGCAAAGATGGCTTTCGACGCCTGCATGTTCAACTGTCAGAACTTCGGTTTCGTGAAATTGCCTAAGGAGTGCACCACCGGTTCGAGCATCATGCCACACAAGAAGAATCCAGACGTATTCGAGTTGATTCGCGCCAAGAGCAACAAGCTCCAGAGCCTTCCACAGCAGGTAATGCTCATCATGAACAACCTGCCAGTAGGCTATTTCCGCGATCTCCAGATTATCAAGGAAGTGTTCCTCCCTGCCTTCGACGAGTTGAAGGACTGTCTGCAGATGGCTGCCTACATCATCAACAAGATGGAGGTGAACGAGCATATTCTTGACGATCCTCGCTACGACCCTATGTTCTCAGTAGAAGAAGTGAACCAGCTTGCAGCCAACGGAATGCCATTCCGCGATGCTTACAAGAAGGTAGGACTGGAAATCGAGGCTGGCGAATTCAAGCCAAACAAGGATATTCATCATACTCACGAAGGCAGCATCGGCAATCTCTGCAACGATAAGATTCAGGCGCTGATGGAGCAGACCCTCTCTGAGTTCCACTTCGAGCGCATGGAGAATGCCGAGAAGAATCTTCTGAAATAA
- a CDS encoding SRPBCC family protein, which produces MSTSTFESNIKQIPHKQESVYRTLSDLNNLQMLKDRFEQVKDQIPEDKRKEMEKLKDLKFDSDSISITAPMVGEIKMRIIDREEPKTIKFETENSPVPFNFWIQLLPTGEFSCKMKLTIKAELNMFIKGMVKKPLQEGIEKIADALAMIPYQD; this is translated from the coding sequence ATGAGTACAAGTACATTCGAAAGTAATATCAAACAGATTCCTCACAAGCAGGAATCTGTTTACCGTACATTGAGCGATCTGAACAACCTGCAGATGCTCAAAGACCGCTTCGAGCAGGTGAAAGACCAGATTCCTGAGGACAAGAGAAAAGAAATGGAAAAGCTGAAGGATCTCAAGTTTGATAGCGACAGCATCTCTATCACAGCACCTATGGTGGGTGAAATCAAGATGCGCATCATCGACCGCGAGGAGCCTAAGACCATCAAGTTTGAAACAGAAAACAGCCCTGTTCCTTTCAACTTCTGGATTCAGCTGCTCCCTACAGGCGAATTCTCATGCAAAATGAAACTCACCATCAAGGCAGAACTTAACATGTTTATCAAGGGTATGGTGAAGAAGCCATTGCAGGAAGGCATCGAAAAAATTGCTGATGCGCTTGCAATGATTCCTTACCAGGATTAA
- the pyrE gene encoding orotate phosphoribosyltransferase → MDKLKKEFASKLLKVKAIKLQPNDPFTWASGWKSPFYCDNRKTLSFPELRNYVKLELVHAILEQFPEADAVAGVATGAIAQGALVADELNMPFVYVRSKPKDHGMQNLIEGQLDPKAKVVVVEDLISTGGSSLKAVEALRKNGNEIVGMVASYTYGFPIAEKAFADANVKLVTLTDYEHVVAEALETGYIKQEDVELLHEWRKDPANWKK, encoded by the coding sequence ATGGACAAACTGAAGAAAGAATTCGCATCTAAGTTATTGAAAGTAAAGGCTATCAAGTTGCAGCCTAATGATCCATTCACATGGGCTTCTGGCTGGAAGTCACCATTCTATTGCGATAACCGCAAGACTCTCTCATTCCCAGAACTCCGCAATTATGTAAAGCTTGAGCTCGTTCACGCTATCCTGGAGCAGTTCCCAGAGGCTGATGCTGTAGCCGGAGTAGCTACGGGTGCCATCGCGCAGGGTGCTTTGGTTGCTGACGAACTGAACATGCCTTTCGTATACGTTCGTTCTAAACCAAAGGATCACGGTATGCAGAACCTCATCGAAGGTCAGCTCGACCCTAAGGCTAAAGTTGTGGTAGTAGAAGACTTGATTTCTACCGGCGGCAGCTCTCTCAAGGCAGTAGAAGCTCTCCGCAAGAACGGCAACGAGATTGTGGGCATGGTAGCTAGCTACACCTATGGTTTCCCTATCGCCGAGAAGGCTTTTGCTGATGCTAACGTAAAGCTGGTTACTTTGACCGACTATGAGCACGTAGTGGCAGAGGCTCTGGAGACTGGCTATATCAAGCAGGAAGACGTAGAGTTGCTCCACGAGTGGCGCAAGGATCCAGCTAACTGGAAGAAGTAA
- a CDS encoding ComF family protein encodes MICIKCLFRMPGTDTWKQPYDNEMAKLFWHLIPIERCCALFHHISHATSARAVYQLKYMHHPEMGIYLGRMLAKKGLSIQFFDGIDAIIPIPLTRKREKERGYNQSLLIAKGIQQLTHLTIIKDAVRRKKFSESQTHKNRQERQENVSQVFETAATYHDRQGEHPITQLEGKHILIIDDVCTTGATIISCAETLIKAAGKMKISVLTVGFAHD; translated from the coding sequence ATGATATGCATAAAATGTCTGTTCCGCATGCCGGGAACCGATACCTGGAAACAGCCCTACGACAACGAGATGGCAAAACTCTTCTGGCATCTGATTCCCATCGAACGCTGCTGCGCTCTCTTCCATCACATCAGCCATGCCACATCGGCTAGAGCCGTCTACCAGCTGAAATACATGCATCATCCTGAAATGGGAATCTATCTGGGCAGAATGCTGGCAAAGAAGGGATTAAGCATTCAGTTCTTCGACGGAATAGACGCCATCATCCCCATCCCGCTCACCCGAAAACGAGAAAAAGAACGCGGCTATAACCAGAGCCTTCTCATCGCCAAAGGCATCCAGCAACTCACCCATCTGACCATCATCAAGGATGCCGTAAGAAGGAAAAAGTTTAGCGAAAGCCAAACCCACAAGAACCGGCAGGAAAGACAGGAAAACGTGAGCCAGGTTTTTGAAACCGCAGCAACCTATCATGACAGGCAGGGCGAGCACCCCATCACGCAACTTGAGGGCAAACATATCCTCATCATCGACGACGTATGCACCACCGGAGCCACCATCATCTCCTGTGCGGAAACCCTGATAAAAGCAGCCGGAAAGATGAAGATAAGCGTGCTGACTGTAGGTTTCGCACACGACTAA
- a CDS encoding regulatory protein RecX produces the protein MFKSQSSKYKKPMTEQQALLKLTTLCTQAEHCSQEMIDKMKKWELPEDAIARNMEFLTEKKFIDDERFARFFINDKIKYNKWGRRKVEQALWMKHIPKDISDPIFEEIEDDLYMETLLPLMKNKYKTIKAKNDYERSMKLIRFALGRGYSMEVIHKCIDRMKEEDLGDIDFEEEF, from the coding sequence ATGTTCAAATCTCAAAGTTCAAAGTATAAAAAGCCGATGACCGAGCAGCAGGCGCTCCTGAAGCTCACCACCCTCTGCACCCAAGCCGAACATTGCTCGCAAGAGATGATCGACAAGATGAAGAAGTGGGAACTGCCCGAAGATGCCATCGCCAGAAACATGGAATTCCTGACCGAGAAGAAATTCATCGACGACGAACGTTTCGCACGCTTCTTTATCAACGACAAGATAAAATACAACAAGTGGGGACGCCGGAAGGTGGAACAGGCGCTGTGGATGAAACATATTCCGAAGGACATCTCCGACCCTATCTTCGAAGAGATAGAAGACGACCTGTATATGGAAACCCTCCTGCCCCTGATGAAAAACAAATATAAAACCATCAAGGCAAAGAACGACTATGAACGCTCGATGAAACTCATCCGCTTTGCCCTGGGAAGAGGATACAGCATGGAGGTTATCCACAAATGCATCGACCGGATGAAGGAAGAAGATCTGGGAGACATCGATTTCGAAGAGGAATTCTAA
- the prmC gene encoding peptide chain release factor N(5)-glutamine methyltransferase yields MYDLEMKTYQQLWQSITTLYEAGEAQAIVRTVLDVKYGMTLTDIICGKVNELSADEERKLEEIIRRLQKGEPVQYVLGEADFAGRTFHVEPGVLIPRPETAELCEWIEKDATENKGITEGEKEENTTRIMDICTGSGCIAITLGLDIGGSEVTGWDISEDALKIAQGNVALLDAGNVKIEYQDALKLAETSDAGRWNIIVSNPPYICEKEKADMEKNVLEHEPGIALFVPDEEPLKFYRAIAEYASSALKSGGALYFEINPIYEKETREMLEGLGFKAIDTKEDAFGKQRMMRAGKS; encoded by the coding sequence ATGTACGATTTAGAGATGAAAACGTATCAACAACTTTGGCAATCCATTACCACTCTATATGAGGCGGGCGAAGCACAGGCTATCGTCCGCACCGTGCTCGATGTGAAGTACGGAATGACGCTGACCGACATAATCTGCGGCAAAGTTAATGAATTATCTGCAGATGAAGAAAGAAAACTGGAAGAAATTATCAGAAGATTGCAAAAAGGCGAACCTGTACAGTATGTTCTGGGCGAAGCTGACTTTGCAGGAAGAACCTTCCATGTAGAGCCGGGCGTGCTGATTCCGAGACCCGAAACGGCGGAACTCTGCGAGTGGATAGAAAAAGATGCGACTGAAAACAAAGGGATTACGGAAGGAGAGAAGGAAGAAAACACCACCCGCATCATGGACATCTGTACGGGTTCGGGCTGCATCGCCATTACGCTGGGACTGGACATCGGCGGCTCGGAGGTTACGGGTTGGGATATTTCGGAAGATGCCTTGAAGATAGCACAGGGAAATGTTGCGCTTCTGGATGCCGGTAACGTAAAAATAGAATATCAGGATGCCCTGAAATTGGCGGAAACATCGGATGCCGGAAGATGGAACATCATCGTGAGCAATCCCCCGTATATCTGCGAAAAGGAGAAAGCGGATATGGAGAAGAATGTGTTGGAACACGAACCTGGAATCGCTCTTTTCGTGCCCGATGAAGAGCCTCTAAAGTTCTACAGAGCCATCGCCGAATATGCCTCTTCTGCCCTCAAATCCGGAGGTGCATTATACTTCGAAATCAATCCTATCTACGAAAAAGAAACAAGGGAAATGCTGGAAGGATTGGGGTTTAAAGCTATTGATACAAAGGAAGATGCCTTCGGAAAGCAGAGAATGATGCGAGCCGGCAAATCATAA
- the ribD gene encoding bifunctional diaminohydroxyphosphoribosylaminopyrimidine deaminase/5-amino-6-(5-phosphoribosylamino)uracil reductase RibD, whose translation MEQNNVSFQNVKTGEPLSQKEIDEMFMRRCLQLAKNGRENAKPNPMVGAVIVSGDGRIIGEGYHVRCGEGHAEVNAFASVKPEDEHLLSQATIYVSLEPCSHYGKTPPCADLIVRKGVKRCVCGCVDPFAKVQGRGIRKIREAGIEVTVGVLEAECLELNKRFITFNTHQRPYIILKWAQTANGFLDNGGRGMAISSPFTKMLSHKLRAENDAILIGRVTDERDHSQLNVRDWSGKDPMRLVIDRHHPCFEGLDFSRGKTEVLQQIMQYLYNNKVQSLIVEGGAITHQAFLDAELWDEIRVETLLSTSVENVVTAGTPAPMLPHNVRLISHEAYDGNVINTYERM comes from the coding sequence ATGGAACAAAATAATGTTTCTTTTCAGAATGTGAAGACGGGCGAACCGTTGTCGCAAAAGGAAATAGACGAAATGTTTATGCGCCGCTGTCTGCAGCTGGCGAAAAACGGAAGAGAGAATGCCAAACCCAATCCGATGGTGGGAGCCGTTATCGTGAGTGGGGATGGCAGAATCATCGGCGAAGGCTATCATGTAAGATGCGGAGAAGGGCATGCTGAAGTCAACGCCTTTGCATCTGTTAAGCCCGAGGATGAGCATCTATTAAGCCAAGCTACCATCTATGTGAGTCTCGAACCCTGCTCTCATTACGGCAAGACGCCGCCTTGCGCCGATTTGATAGTAAGAAAAGGAGTAAAGCGATGCGTTTGCGGCTGCGTAGATCCCTTTGCCAAGGTTCAGGGTCGCGGTATCCGCAAGATTCGCGAGGCAGGCATCGAAGTAACAGTAGGCGTTCTGGAGGCGGAATGTCTCGAACTCAACAAGCGCTTCATCACCTTCAACACCCATCAGCGTCCTTACATCATCCTGAAATGGGCGCAGACCGCGAATGGCTTTCTTGATAACGGGGGTAGGGGTATGGCTATTTCCTCGCCTTTCACCAAGATGCTCTCTCACAAGTTGCGTGCTGAGAACGATGCCATCCTCATAGGCCGCGTAACCGATGAACGCGACCACAGTCAGCTCAACGTTAGAGATTGGAGCGGCAAGGACCCGATGCGCCTGGTCATCGACCGCCATCATCCTTGTTTCGAAGGTCTGGATTTCTCACGGGGCAAGACGGAAGTGTTGCAGCAAATCATGCAGTACTTATATAATAATAAGGTACAGTCGCTGATAGTAGAGGGAGGCGCCATCACCCATCAGGCATTCCTCGATGCTGAACTTTGGGATGAAATCAGGGTAGAAACGTTGTTGTCCACATCTGTGGAAAACGTGGTAACTGCCGGAACACCAGCGCCTATGCTTCCTCATAACGTCCGGTTAATCAGCCACGAGGCGTATGATGGAAATGTTATCAACACCTACGAGCGGATGTAA
- a CDS encoding AAA family ATPase: MAQKIIGRKQESKELLDLYKENKPVFAVIYGRRRVGKTFLVRELFQDKMSFYHTGLSPYELSGQKIMEQQLTSFYSSLVRYGSKGKKVPSSWLEAFDALINLLEEQDADKRQVIFIDELPWLDTPRSGFVTALEHFWNGWAAGKQNIMLIVCGSATSWISDKLLNNKGGLFDRTTDEIKLRPFTLGECEEYYQANNIVMSKFDQIQCYMATGGIPYYISMLQKGKSLAQNMDRLFFEPAAKLGLEFDRLYSSLFTNAEDCMTIVRLLAQKRQGYTRKEIVSLTKIPNGGGLSATLKSLEVSDFITSYVKYDYPKREVYFRLTDFYSKFYLSFIDGRKTTNPHFWQDNLLTPELTAWRGFTFESLCYYHLPQIKQALGISGVQTEVSPWKSRKEKDGAQIDMIIDRADRVINVCEMKFCEDDFSINAAYDKNLRHKLSTFAEETKCRSSLHLTLVTTYGLKFNEYAGRVQSVVTMDDLFK, from the coding sequence ATGGCACAGAAAATTATCGGAAGAAAGCAGGAGAGTAAGGAACTCCTGGATCTTTACAAGGAAAATAAACCTGTTTTTGCAGTAATATATGGTAGAAGAAGGGTCGGAAAAACCTTTCTCGTAAGAGAATTGTTTCAGGATAAAATGAGCTTTTACCATACGGGTTTATCTCCTTACGAGTTGAGTGGTCAAAAAATAATGGAGCAACAGTTGACTAGCTTTTACTCCAGTCTTGTTCGCTATGGCAGCAAGGGTAAGAAGGTGCCATCCTCTTGGCTCGAAGCTTTTGATGCACTCATCAATCTCTTGGAAGAGCAAGATGCAGACAAGCGTCAGGTGATATTCATAGATGAATTGCCATGGCTTGATACTCCCCGCTCGGGATTTGTTACAGCATTAGAGCATTTTTGGAATGGATGGGCTGCAGGAAAGCAGAATATCATGCTTATCGTCTGCGGCTCTGCCACGTCATGGATTTCAGACAAGCTGTTAAACAACAAAGGCGGTTTGTTTGATCGCACAACTGATGAAATCAAGTTGCGCCCGTTTACATTAGGCGAATGTGAAGAATACTATCAGGCTAACAACATCGTGATGTCTAAGTTCGACCAGATACAATGTTATATGGCTACAGGTGGCATTCCTTATTATATTTCCATGCTTCAGAAAGGCAAAAGTCTGGCTCAGAATATGGACAGGCTTTTCTTCGAGCCTGCAGCCAAACTCGGCTTAGAGTTCGACCGTCTCTATTCTTCTCTCTTTACTAATGCGGAGGATTGCATGACTATCGTGCGCCTTCTGGCTCAAAAAAGACAGGGATATACGCGAAAAGAAATTGTTTCGCTTACAAAAATACCTAATGGCGGGGGGCTTTCTGCTACATTAAAATCACTCGAAGTGAGTGATTTCATAACATCGTATGTTAAGTATGATTATCCCAAGCGTGAGGTATATTTCCGTCTGACAGATTTCTACAGCAAATTCTATTTGTCATTTATTGATGGCAGAAAGACGACCAATCCACATTTCTGGCAAGACAACCTGCTGACACCTGAGCTGACAGCATGGCGAGGTTTTACCTTTGAATCGCTTTGCTATTATCATCTGCCACAAATCAAGCAGGCGCTCGGTATTAGTGGAGTGCAGACAGAGGTGAGTCCCTGGAAAAGCAGAAAAGAGAAAGATGGTGCGCAGATAGATATGATTATTGACAGAGCCGACCGCGTCATCAATGTTTGTGAAATGAAATTCTGCGAGGATGATTTCTCCATCAATGCTGCTTATGATAAGAATCTGCGCCATAAACTGAGTACGTTTGCTGAAGAAACGAAATGCAGGAGTTCCTTGCATCTTACATTGGTTACTACTTATGGGCTTAAGTTCAATGAATATGCCGGTCGGGTACAAAGTGTCGTTACAATGGATGATTTGTTTAAATGA
- a CDS encoding sensor histidine kinase: MDTIFHIYIIGIILLIIGGIIYLFLRHQRNLKSRAFLMQEAIRNGDYSFRLSTKGLLSGERALQQALNDMENDIGRLVAQHEVESWQKLTRVLTHEIMNATAPISSICQAYLSNPDIQGSPYEEGIRAIRDTSKSLTSFVDSYRKLTQLQEPVIENIPLKDFVEGIKPLYPQIEWHIHIPEDATWSADKNMLHQVFINLTKNAIEAHASAIDIRCFHKHPESIESSQFSSIYFSNNGAPIPADVAKEMFIPFFSTKPSGSGIGLSISRQMLMMQSINLSLAEHNVAGYHVTFRME; encoded by the coding sequence ATGGACACCATCTTCCACATATATATAATAGGTATCATTCTCCTCATCATCGGAGGCATCATCTATCTCTTCTTGCGCCATCAGCGCAACCTGAAGAGCCGTGCCTTCTTGATGCAAGAGGCTATCCGCAATGGCGATTACTCCTTCCGTCTATCCACCAAGGGATTGCTCTCTGGAGAACGAGCCTTGCAGCAAGCCCTCAACGATATGGAGAACGACATCGGCAGACTGGTGGCGCAGCATGAGGTGGAATCTTGGCAAAAGCTAACCCGAGTGCTCACCCATGAGATTATGAACGCCACCGCCCCCATCTCCAGTATCTGCCAAGCCTATCTTAGCAATCCCGACATCCAAGGCTCGCCCTACGAGGAAGGCATCCGAGCCATTCGAGACACCAGCAAGTCGCTCACCAGTTTTGTGGACAGCTACCGCAAGCTCACCCAGCTACAAGAACCAGTCATCGAGAACATTCCACTCAAGGATTTCGTGGAAGGCATCAAACCGCTCTATCCTCAGATAGAATGGCACATCCATATCCCCGAAGATGCCACCTGGTCTGCCGACAAAAACATGCTGCACCAGGTATTTATCAATCTGACCAAGAATGCCATCGAGGCTCACGCCTCAGCCATCGACATTCGATGCTTCCACAAACATCCAGAGAGCATCGAGAGTTCACAATTCTCGAGCATCTATTTCAGCAACAATGGCGCCCCCATCCCAGCCGATGTGGCAAAGGAGATGTTCATCCCCTTCTTCTCTACCAAGCCATCAGGTTCGGGCATCGGCCTCTCCATCTCCCGCCAGATGCTGATGATGCAATCCATCAACCTCTCCCTAGCCGAGCATAATGTGGCAGGCTATCATGTAACATTCCGAATGGAATGA
- a CDS encoding DNA-binding response regulator — protein sequence MKYGTILVIDDNPSILTALKICLGGTFEKILTLPRPDTAPTLLQQEPVDIILLDMNFSLGVNSGQEGLLWLRTFRRLHANIPVVLITAYADIQLAIKGLKSGAADFITKPWDNDELIRTLKDAIDRSQEVETLESIESTHIHKVVDQCHGNISRAAELLGITRQTLYAKLKR from the coding sequence ATGAAATACGGAACAATACTTGTTATCGACGACAATCCATCGATACTCACAGCCCTGAAGATATGCCTGGGCGGCACTTTTGAGAAGATTCTCACCTTGCCTCGCCCAGACACCGCCCCCACTCTGCTCCAACAAGAGCCAGTGGACATCATCTTGCTCGACATGAATTTTTCCTTGGGCGTAAACAGCGGACAGGAAGGTTTGCTTTGGCTCCGCACCTTCCGCCGTCTCCATGCCAACATCCCCGTGGTGCTCATCACCGCCTACGCAGATATCCAGCTCGCCATCAAGGGATTGAAATCTGGCGCAGCCGACTTCATCACCAAGCCTTGGGATAACGATGAACTCATCAGAACCCTAAAGGATGCCATCGACCGAAGCCAAGAAGTAGAGACGCTGGAGAGCATCGAGAGCACTCATATTCACAAGGTTGTGGATCAATGCCACGGCAATATCTCACGCGCCGCCGAACTCCTCGGCATCACTCGCCAAACGCTTTACGCCAAGTTAAAACGATAA